The Prionailurus bengalensis isolate Pbe53 chromosome F2, Fcat_Pben_1.1_paternal_pri, whole genome shotgun sequence genomic interval GGCTGCACTTCCAGAGAAAGCTGAGCTGCTAACCAGCGTGTTTCCTCTTGATGTtccttgctttcctctctctctgatggCGAGTTAATTTGAACATTCAAAATCCAAAGAAGCTTCCAAAGGAACCACCCATCCACCTTGCCCAGGAAGCTCTCACCACATCCCAAGggttaaatatttattaggtatattttaatcagaaataaatacatgatttagCAAAGTGTAATGCTTGCCACTTAGAAATACCTCTGAGTGCTCCCCTAAAGTTCCCAGCACACTAGTCACAACGGAAAACGACACCTAAGACACTGTCCAAACATCTGGCGTTTGCAAGGTCCCCCTGCCTCGGGCTAGAAGTCAGCATCCACAGTGTTACATTCACTTCCCATACATCGGCTGGTCCCTTTGTAACAGCCTTTAGGGATTGTTGGGGAAACCGTAAATGTCTTCTTGTATAAACCCACGAGAGTCTGACGATACAGAAAATCACAtaaatgcatatacacatatcacTAGCACAGTGATCACAGATCTAAGGAATGCGTGTGGTGAACAGATTTCTCGTCTCAGTCAGCGAGGGGTAtctcaggcgcccctcctccccctgacCCCTTTGCAACAGGGGAGAATGAGTCACGGGTGTCTCTGCGGCCCCCTTCCTAACAGGATCCGGCTGGGCAGCCTAGAGATAAAGACTTCTCCTTTTCTAGAACTTtactgtgctttctctctcatctcttaaAATTAGTATGACAGCATTAAAGCCACTCTGACTCCCTTCTTTCCTGGAGCTCAGCAGTTTTATTCATGCGGCTGCCAGACcctttttagaataaaatactgGAGGAATTAATTCTTTAGAATtaatcagtttccttttttttttttttctccgaAAAAGCCAATCATTCTCACCTACTCAATCCAGCTGAACTCATACTCTATGAAGTCCAACTGAGACGTGAGCTCATGGGACACCCTTACCTGATCCGGTTTCCCCACCCCCGAGCCATGAGCTGATTTCCTTTTTATACCCCTCTTTCACGATATTGCTTTGTACACTTTTTTCCCCGTCTACACTGAGTGCCTCTGctgatccttccttccttccttcttcccttccttccttcttcccttccttccttcctttctctgacaTGGGACCCAACACAGTGCCTCTTCAGGCAATCATGAGTGAATACTTGATGCATTATTACTGGTGAGAATCTCAGCGGGTCGGAGAAGCCCTTCCTGTGCTGCAGAACCATGGCTGGGGACACCACGAGTTTGCCCTGTTCCAGGGCTACCCTCGCATTTCCCTGCAGGcggcctccctctctcccacctgccctctgcaGAAGCAGGGAGGCCATCTGACTTCTGTACATGAGGCTCTGACACCAGGAGGCCAACAGGATCTCCTGCTTCAGGGATAATAAGGAAGATTAATGTGTTTAGTGTCACCGAATTCCCTTAAAAAGAGGGGAGCTGCATACCAACGGTCCGGTTATGGTTGGGTTAGAAAAGTTGAACGCAGGAGACCAACTTGCAAACCTAGACTGGCCAGGCCACGGCTTTCGGCTCGTGTCCTTCTCAGGCCTTCGTCATGGAGAAGTTATCTCTGAGGAGCTCAGAGTGTGACCATCTGGACAGTTTGTTCGAGGACAGTCTTGTGCCCTTTCTTGTAAGATAATGTCTTTATCTTTCCCACAAACACAATAAGCACACACGAATGCGCAGGCTCTTCCGAAGTGTTGCCAGATCACATCCTGATTCAGCGACGTTTCGCGACGCCTCAGTACTGATCAGACGGCCAGGGAGGGGCTCCCTTGGTCGTGATGTGGCTAGAGAAGATGTGAGTTCAAGTCTCCAGGTGCCTTCTCGTGGCTTCTGGAAGGCGTGCGGTTCCCCAGGGACCAGGGACCCGGGCCTCTCTGCCAGATTCCAGATGACGGTTCAGACCTCCGTTATTTGGGGCACACACCACGGTGTCTGTTCCGAGGCTAGTCTTCAAAATACGGTGGCGAGAAGAGCGAGCTCTTCCTCTTATTGCCGCTGTATATCAAGGACATGCTTTTCTTCTTTCGGTCAAAGGACGTGCCGTCATCGCTGGTCAGGGACAGGTAGGAAGCGATGCTTTCCCGAAGGCCGTAGCTGAAAAGGGACTCATCCACGCCAAGCGAGTTCCTGGCTCCCTCGGGGTCGTCTTGCAGTCTGCGAGTGGGAAGGACGgtggcagaggaagggaaaaaagggagggaCATAGGACGACGGAGaacaagaaaatgagagaagaaaaaacaaagggcTGGTTAACATCGCTCTAATTTATTGTTCTAATTCTGCTTCTCACATTTGTGGCTGTGCGATCTTGGAGAAATCACGTAACCTCTCTGAACCGCCATTTGCTTGGATGGCTACACCTCCCAACTGCAAGTTTGGATGAATATTTCTTTATGATATTTACAAGGAAGAGCAGTTTTATTCCTCTCCCAGGCAGTTCTGGTCTCTGATTTTCCCTGAATTTGCCAGCGGAATGTCTGGATCGGTGTTTGATTAAGATAGCTCCACCAATTCCCAACGACAGATATCCCTTAAAAGGTGATCGCTGTGAGGCCACAAGCTGGGTCTGCCTCCCAGGGGGCGGTGGGGTTCTATGGGTGTGCACCTGCTCAGAGCACCCACCCTCCGCTTTCCACAGGGCTGGCTCTAGCTTGCCCTATTTTCAGCGGTGTGGCTCACACACTGGTCTGGCGTTCATACATTCatgtgggacacacacacacacacacacacacacatagacacccCACCTGGCTACCCTTTTCCAGTCAAACGTCTTCTGGCGCAAGGTGACAGGCGAGTCGGGGGCCCTCACTGCCGGGGCGGCCGTGCTCTGAGTGAGGCAGGGTGTGGTCAGCACACAGCACAGACCGTCAGCCACCTCTGAGGAGAGAGGCAGACGCCTGGTCAGTGACTCCGGGATGCCCCAGCCAGCCTGGGATGCGGGCCCCGAGGGACCATCCAGTACAGTGCCCGAGTTGttcacatggggaaactgaggccaatgTAGGAAAGAGGCGTGGCAGGGCAGAGAGTCACGCGCCCAGCTGAGTGTGTGAGAAATGCCAACACGCCCTGAGTACGCATTGGGCTCAGCTGGGTGCAGGTGGGGCATTAAGATTAGGATCCAACATCAACTCCGCTGGGGTTTGGATTTCAGCTTCGCCCCTGTTAGCGAATCCCCTTgaacctctccgagcctcagtttccttgactGTGCACTGAGAGGAACAGGCTAACAAGTGAGAACAGCTCAGGCATGGCTCCATCAACCGCAGGGTGTCCGATGCCTGTCCCCGAAGCCTGCAGAATGGCGCGTCCTCCTGGCCAAGCAGCTCATCCGTGGGCAGGAAGTCGGGAAAATAAAAGACACgtggaaagaagacaggaaggaagggggagagagtaggagggagggggcaggggagggaggggaggaagtaaaaacagaacaaaaaagaaaagacgcagcaataaaggaggaagaagacaaagataaGGGCAAACAAGGGACAgcggaaaaaagggaaaaaatgaagagaaatctCTCTTCCCTAGCCTGGATACGCATGCACAGAGGATGAGGAGGTGAGGGAGACTGAGCCAGACATAAAGGCTGGGGCCACCCAGTGCCAGTAGACGGCACCGGTGGAGGTGTGAGAGGTTAACCCTGAGGGCGAGCCGGAATCCGGGCCAAGAGAAAAAACACTGAGGCTCCCAAGCACCCGCAGCCCGAGCCCGGCGCTGAGCTGGCCTGAGCGCTTCATTTCAGCCAGCAGCACGTCAGCTCTGAGCAGTCAGTATCCTTACACCCACTTCCAGAAGGAGGAAGCTGTGAACCCTGGGGTCaagtcacttgctcaaggtcacaggaaTGCGGTCCGAACCTGCCTCGTGGACTCAGAACCAGGCACTTGTTCCAAAGGCAACTCCTTACCTCtgcagtggaggagagagaagtcCCACGTGCATCTGGGGTCTGGACACGCCTTATTCTCTCCACTCCGCAGAAGTTTCCAGAATGCTCACTCCTCTCCCACCCTTGGGCTCCCAATGACTCTACTACATTCAAGGGTTCCCCTTTTCAGCCCTTCGTTTCCCTGGCCATATTTGGGAACTTGTGTCCTGCTCCATCTGCCCTCTCAGTCACCACCGGGCACCAGATCCTTTGGGGCCAGACATCTCACgctcctggttttctttttggtCCTAACAACAATCTTCCAAGAGGCAGTGCAGTCcccatttatagatgaagaaagcgAGGCTTCACGATGTTAACACATTTACAAACAGCACCAGGTAATAAATAAGTGTCTCTAGATACACTCTGGTGGGAGGTCAACTTGGCCACATTGTTTCCACCGTGGGGCACCCAGGGGCACAGAAAGTATTTCAGCCATTCGCAGCAGTGGGCTGATGCGTGTGAACCATGGACCGATGCAGCGAGCAGGGGCACATTTCTGGAAGGCGTTGCTCCTGTAACCAGAGCAAGCACCTTGAGCGCCCTCGCCCTGGAAGCCTCGTGGGTCTCCCAGGGTGTAACATCGTTGCTGGGGCAGCCTCCTTTCCGTGTTTGCTTTTGTCTATGCAAAACTTATGGTCTCCCCACCTCTCGGATGATTGTTATTAAAAGCCAAATACCACAACCAACCTTTACTCATAATCAGTAAAAGTTGACCATCTCCAGGActcccttcctctttcatttttagcTAAGCTGCTAGGTTTCCAGGTATCACAGAATTAACATTTGGTATCAGTTATTTTGAATCTGCCCCGCTGCGGGCTGTGATGGACACGTTACATTATTGCAGGGCACCCATTATAGGAACAGTCATCGCACCCACCTGCAAGAGAACTGTTTCCATCCACCTTCCATGGCCCGGGAGAGGTGGAGTCTCTGCCCAAGGTCTCACGGTGCCCAGATTGCAGCTTGGGCCTGTGTCTCCCAAGAGGCCATTCTCCTCCATGCCCCGCCTTCTCCTCCATGCCCCGCCCTTCTCCATGCTCTGCCTTCTCCTCCATGCCACGCCCTTCTCCATGCTCCGCCTTCTCCTCCATGCCACGCCCTTCTCCATGCCCCACCTTCTCCATGCCCCACCTTCTCCATGCCCCGCCCTTCTCCTCCATGCCCTGCCCTTCTCCATGCCCCACCTTCTCTTCCATGCCCCACCCTTCTCCATGCCCCACCTTCTCACTGGTCTTGTGTGATAACCCAGGCCTTGTGGGCTCCTCTAACCTTGGAATGCCCTTCAAGACCCACAGCCTACAGAATGCTAGCAAAGATACCCAGGGGTGTGAGGTCCGGAACCCAGATGTGGGAACACGCATATGGAGTGAGGGtaacttctttcttcctccctccgataggcaggggaaggggggggggggaaggaggaggaggagacgccCTGGCTGAGGAACAGAGCAGCAGCCAGCTTATGGGTCAGGCCCTCTCCTCAGTGTTTTCCCCGCGCTCCCGCCGATGATTTGTCACAACATCCCAAGGAGTAGGGACGTTACatggagaagaaaatgaggtACGGAGGTGAGCAACCAGCCCAGGCTGCCCAGAAGATCTGGGATGTGAACACGGAGGTTCTGGAGAGAACTTTTtaccatttctcctttttccGTGTAAAATGTCACCTCCTGGCATTCTGGCCTTTCACAGTCTACCTCTGAACTCTTCTGACTACTCTTACCCGTCACCTCCATCAAAACCTGTCCTGCTTCTGCCATCGTGGAGGGGACGCTCCCGTCCTGGCCAGCGTGGAACACTAGGACCTCTCTCCTGGGCCCGGGAAGCATGTCCGAATGAACAAAGCTCAGCCCTGCTTTGAAGAGCTTTCTGGGAAACCCACACCAGGACACCGTTCACTGGGTCGCAAGGCAGAATGACCCAGTTCTAGGGAATCGCCGAAGGCAGGCGGACGGTCCTGTAAACGCGTATCAAAGGAGGTGGCTTCCTATTGGTTTGAAGGCTAAGGAAGATTTGgccagacagaaagagggagcaaAGCACCGGGGGCCCGTAAACATGTGGTCCACTTCAGGAAGTGCCAGCTGTCTGTGGTTGCAAATATTGGGGCAGGCTAGTTCTCTTCATCCGCAGGTAGAAGGAAGGTGGGGTGAGATTCGCTGCGTTTTACCGCTTACGCAGCATTCACAGGCAGCCTGTTTTAGTGTGAAATTGACGGTCTGCATTAACAAGAACAGAGGGCGTTGAGAAAGCGGGGTGACAGCAAAGTCGATCACCTGGCAGGTATCGGTGACCCGTGCACATCCTAGACACAGGCACTGCAGGGCAGTTAGCAAAGCGGGGGGGGCTTCCCTGATCCGTCCCGACGGGGTGTTTCTTACCAGAATAGTGATTCACCAGGTCCTCCAGGCACTGGAAGGTGAGCCTCGGGGAGATGTAATACCAGTTGTTCGGAAGGCGGAAGATGCGGTAATGCTTCACCTGCCTGTGTCTCACCGAGAGGGAATAAAAACCTGCCGGAAATGGAGGACAGGTCAGAGACGTCCCACATGTCCCCGCTGAGGGCGATCCGCCGGAGAGCCCCCCACCACGGTGGCGGACAGACTTTCTCAACCTTGTGATACAGCAAGAGTCCCCGGACGTGCAGTCCCGGATTTGGAGGAGCAGACGCCAGAACCCCACCTTTGGGGACGTAGCTCACTCTGCAGAGACCACGGGAGCCTGCTCTTTTAGCAGCCACACTGCAAACaggttttcaggggcacctgcttGGTCTTTGTGAGGTTAGCATTCGGGGTGCTCCCACGTCCTTTTCTGGAAATTACACGATCCGAGCTGGGTTGTGCCCTGCAGGTCAGGATCCGTAGCTGTTCTCAAGTCCTTCCCAGGCACGCAGCGTTTCCCTCCCTGTCCCATCAAGGCGAGTATGTCATACCACTTCCCGGT includes:
- the SLA gene encoding src-like-adapter isoform X2 encodes the protein MGNSMRSTPAPPERPVPSPDGPDGDFLAVLSDYPSPDISPPIFRRGEKLRVISDEGGWWKAISLSTGRESYIPGICVARVYHGWLFEGLGRDKAEELLLLPDTKMGSFMIRESETKKGFYSLSVRHRQVKHYRIFRLPNNWYYISPRLTFQCLEDLVNHYSEVADGLCCVLTTPCLTQSTAAPAVRAPDSPVTLRQKTFDWKRVARLQDDPEGARNSLGVDESLFSYGLRESIASYLSLTSDDGTSFDRKKKSMSLIYSGNKRKSSLFSPPYFED
- the SLA gene encoding src-like-adapter isoform X1; its protein translation is MYSKLGHSSPRGVGAWLTCCVYPLCCRRPASSTARRDRAMGNSMRSTPAPPERPVPSPDGPDGDFLAVLSDYPSPDISPPIFRRGEKLRVISDEGGWWKAISLSTGRESYIPGICVARVYHGWLFEGLGRDKAEELLLLPDTKMGSFMIRESETKKGFYSLSVRHRQVKHYRIFRLPNNWYYISPRLTFQCLEDLVNHYSEVADGLCCVLTTPCLTQSTAAPAVRAPDSPVTLRQKTFDWKRVARLQDDPEGARNSLGVDESLFSYGLRESIASYLSLTSDDGTSFDRKKKSMSLIYSGNKRKSSLFSPPYFED